The Thermococcus sp. sequence AGGCGTTAGCTATGGTGCTGGTGATTCCGCCATTGTTGGCCTGACCCGTGTAAGTGCCCATAGTACCGGGACCGTGTCCCATTCCGTGGGCCGGAGCTGAGCTCAGTATCTCGTCAACCTGCTCCTGAGGAAGCACTTGAGCCGTGTAGGCCACTCCCATGGCCTCAAGCTGACCTACAAAGGCCCTGAGGTGGTTCTCGCTCCCGGCCATGA is a genomic window containing:
- a CDS encoding DUF2202 domain-containing protein gives rise to the protein MAGSENHLRAFVGQLEAMGVAYTAQVLPQEQVDEILSSAPAHGMGHGPGTMGTYTGQANNGGITSTIANAFGHAWKWMRGFLGRFGI